Within the Halichoerus grypus chromosome 2, mHalGry1.hap1.1, whole genome shotgun sequence genome, the region CCTCTCCCCTGCAGAGGTTCTTACCCAGAGGGTCCCCATCTTTTCATAAGAGACAGTTCAGCCCTTCAGGAAGAGGATCAGGTGGGCAGGAAATGTGAAGGAATCAAGTGGGAACTATATGAAGAACTACGTGAACATAAGTATACAGACACCCTCATTCTTGCCAAGTATTGCCCTTCTGCGGGCACCACAAACAAGGGTGCTCATGGAGGAATAGGCAGAACCacaggaaagagagcaagagatatTTTAGAGATACCAAGTTCTCAAATCTGTGGCAGGCATAATTTCTCATCCCAAGAGTTTTGCTCTGCAAGTGTCCTTTGTTCCCAGGGAAAACAGTTGTGCGGAGGGCGGGAGTCAGAAAAGAACTGGAGAGACATTAGACAGGGTCTTTATGTGTAATCACCagtttatataaatgtatgtaaaaaataataaaagcataataaaatgtCACTTTAACATACCAAGAATCAAGGCTACCAGGGTCAAAGACAGTAAAATGAACAGGCATGGGAATGGGATATCAAAAGCAGAGTGTCTGGAATGCAAAGCAAGTTTAGATGTAGTTTTTACACATTAGTCTTAGCATCCAGTTGCGGGAGgataaagagaaagataaaaagaactaatataaactgaaaatgtgctctacatttttttaatgataaaagaaaatattcagatgGGTTAAGCAGGCTTGCTTGAAGTCACACAATCTGTgagtggctgagccaggattAAAACACAAGACCATCTGGCTCAGTACCAAAGCATTTCCACAATACCAAACTCTCAGTGAGGAAGAATAAATGGGAGATCTGGTCAAGGTGCATTGATTTCAAGGTCCAGGATCCTTCCAGAGAGACAGGTCAACTTATATGCTTGAGATGGGAAAATGCATAAACATCACCTGTATTGAATCTGATCCACCTATCTTTCCATCTTTGTACAAGAATTTTACATGTATCTTTAGGGGTCATGCTAAGCCCCTCCTTATAATGTAGTTTCTAGgagttgattttctttctttttctttttactcaagCTTTCCTCATGTCCTTTATTGGGAATTACTGTATGGCCAAAATTATGTCAAGCTAATATTAGCAATTTCACAATGTCTGGTTATTGTTAATGTAGTATAATAAAGAATATGTAACTTGACAATATTCTATATACATAATTTGTTCTACTGACCataactttaaaagttttatacaCCGTGTTGGAAATGTTCttcatttatgattattttccATCATCTTTGCTGAGCTAGGTATCACCACACTACAGACACGAATTCTCTTGTAAAATTTTATCTATAAAGATGTCCCATAAATATCAAATCAGTCAGGCTCCTAGTATTTATTAAGGCTTGAGCTAATACTCAGAAGGCTTTCTGTGTTCAGTTATGATTTTACCACTGTTATGAATTCTCTGGTGTACAGTGAGTTGTGACTTTTGAATGAATGCTTTCCCACATACAGCACACCGATAGGGTCTCtccccagtatgaattctctgatgtaaAACAAGGTCTGACTTCTGGGAAAAGGCCTTTCCACATTCAGCACATACgtaaggtttctctcctgtatgaatGCGCTGATGCCCTGGGAGGTGGGACTTCTGAgagaaggctttcccacattcactgcatatATAAGGTTTTTctcctgtatgaattctctgatgtccAATGAGATGTGATTTCTGACAGAAGGCTTTTCCGCATTCACTgcatttatagggtttctctccagtatgcgTTCTCTGATGTATGATGAGCTGTGACTTCCGGGAGAAGGTCTTCCCACATTCAgtacattcataaggtttctcccCAGTATGAATTAACTGATGTGTAATGAGTTCTGTCTTCCTGCTGAAGGCTTCCTCACATTGAGCACATTTGTACGGTTTCTCCCCAGTGTGAATTCTTTTATGTATAATGAGGTGGGACTTCTCAcagaaggctttcccacattcagtACATTCATATGGCTTCTCTCCAGTATGAGCTCTATGATGTATAATCAGCTGTGACTTCTGGGagaaggccttcccacactctctacattcataaggtttctctccagtgtgaattctctgatgtatAATGAGGGGTGATTTCTGGgagaaggctttcccacattcactgcactcataTGGTTTTTCCCCAGTGTGAACTCTCTGATGTATAATGAGGGAAGATTTTTGAgagaaggcttttccacattcagaacattcataaggtttctcccCAGTATGAGTTCTCTGATGTACGATGAGATGAAACTTCtcactgaaggctttcccacatgcACCACAATCATATGGTTTCTTTCCAGTATGAATTCGTTGATGTACAATGAGCTGTGACTTCTTAGCAAAGGCTTTTCCACACGTAATACATACACAGGTTTTCTCCTTAGTTTCAACATTCTGATACTGAATAAGTGATTGTTTACTACTAAAAATGTTTCCACACTGATTATTATTACAGGGCATTACTCCATTGTGAATTTTCTCAAGATTAGAATCAGATGCACCATGGCTAGATGATTTTCCACATCCAAAACTCTCATCAGGGCTTTTTCTTGAATTGCTCTTATTACAACTACGTAGGTCAATATTATATTTCaagttctttttaaatacatcatAGTTATGggatctttgttttaaagtatctGGCTCTATgcaattgtgaaatatttttcccAACGCATTATATTTATGGCCTGACTCCACAGTCACTGTTTTGTTGTCAATGACTGTTACTTGCCTGAAAAGCTTGTCTTGGTTTTCCTGACATCTCTGTAGCTGGCCACCATCTTGACAGACTTTTAAGATGGAGTACAATGAACCATCCTTTGCGACTCCTTTCAGGATATTATTACGGAAGGAAACAGACCCCAAAATACATGATTTGGGGTTGTCAAGGTTACTTTTCCtgtctaaaagaaagaaagataaaataaaacaactgtaaAGAACAATTAACAGAATGCAGAAGAACAGAACAAATGATTATTCAATGTAGTTGATGAACTCAGAACACAGGGATGGGGACAAGCCATCTCGTAGGCCAGTACAGCACAGAGTATGatcagatgaatggatggaaaaggatgttaaagagaaaaattcatggaaaaaatgAGAACTGACGGAGACAGAAAAGTATCTGCATTATTATCACTCTGAATCTTGGATTATTCTTCTAGaatctttccattttccctgCTTTCTGAATGGAAACCTTTTTCACcttttgaattcatttatcttACAAACCATTTCCTATATATATACTTAACTACTATTATCCTGCCACCGCTAGCCACAGAAACAAGGTCCCTCTGCACTCAAAATACTTTAACTCTCCTCAGTCTACTTTCCTAATTAAAAACTAACACAAACAACAGAAAAGTCCAAGATCCTGCTATGGATTCAGTATCAGATTCACACCTAAAACCCAAGCTTATATTCCACTACTTGTCATTAATACCTCCTATATGTCCCAAGTAAAACTAGCAAAGTTCTCCCAGAAAAGCCTTAATTCTCTAACTTCAAGGTTTTATTCATATACTCTCTCCCCACCAGTCTGCCTTTAGCCTCCTCCTTCAGCATCATCAACACTTTATGTATCTTTCAAAGCAGCTACAGCTGCATGCTCTGAAAAACGCCTTTTGAATTGTTGTATCTTTAGACTCTCATTTTCTCTGAACTTTTAAAACAGTAActatatttgacatataattgTGTAGAGCCATGTACCTGGAGGTCTTACCATCTGAAGTACAACCTATGTTCTTGGGAGGAATTTGCCTTTCTATTGCCTCTCATAAAAGgtgttaaaaatatacatatatgcagagagaaagaagatcaGTAAGAAATAGCTCCCCCTTCTAAAAGCTTACaactatttaattatttgttgaatgcctaCTAAATTCTCAGCACAGGGACAAAGAATAAGAGATTTCAGTAAGGACAGAACATAAACCTCAGGCatcaattaagaaaacaaactgatattTTACTTCCCTTGTCTCCCATCTGCCTGATTTTCATCTGGTAAGATCCAATTTGGTATGTCTCTCTTTATGATCCATGGATCTTCTCCTTGCTCCAACTTAGAGATGACATCTGGTTTGGAAACTGGATATCCTATTAAATGGAAATCACAGGAATTGGGATTGACTGCAGTGAAGGAAAAAGTGAAGGTGTAGTTTCAGGAGGGCTACAAGAAGCAATCCAGGTGGCCCTCAGCAAAAACAATGACCTCCATTTGGGAAGGTCTGAAGATCATAAAAGTCATTATATATGTCAGGAACTACCAACCATAGCACCTGATAAGGAAAGGAACTTGGATGGACAAGTCTGAGTTATGCAGGAAAGCCATCCTTACCCATTGAGACCAGGTGGCTgaagttctccagcatcacatccCTGTACAGGGTCCTCTGAGCAGGGTCCAGTTGCTGCCACTCCTCTTGGGTAAAATCCACAGCCACATCCTTGAATGATACTAAGCCCTGTAACAGTATATTCCTGTTCAATCTGAAGTGATCATTCTCATCATTTCTATTGCAGTATACAAAATTGTACTACACCTACTTTTATATCATATCATGGTATTTGGCAGAAACAATACAAAATCCTGTCTTTACAAGAAGAGCCAGAAACAGatcaggaaaacagaagaggTAAATCAAAAGGCCTACTTGATGAAAATggtaatttaataaatgataagGGCAGCATTCAAATAACTGAGAGGAAGACAGATTACTCAAAGAATAATATTGAAACAACTGGTTAGCCAACAGGAAAAGAATAATGTCGAATCCATATGTTCAAGGTAGAGCTGTAGccctttaaaattcatatgttaaagtacTAACCACCAAtttctcagaatgtgactttatttgggaaCAGGGTCATTGCAGAGGTAATTctatgaggtcattagggtggaccctaatatACAATTTTGTATATTGCATATACAGTCAGTCTCATCTAAGTGATCTCAGTCTTAAGGTGCCTCTCATCCACATTCACACCATCAAGCTGCCAGGCATTTAGTTTGTCCCTTAAACAGCCTCATTAATCTCCTCATTTTACTTATGAGAAAACCGAGGATTACAGTGGTTAAGTAACTACTTGCCAGAGGTTATACATTGAATATATGATTAACTCGCAGATTTAAAAGCATGTATTCTGAATGGATAGCTTGAGTTCTTGACCCCTGCACTCCACACTGTCTCCTTGATATTGTAAACAAGATCTTTTGCATCTTACTGTTTTAATAACACCCTTAGTCAAACTTCCCGTGAAACACcctatattttagttttcttcaaaTTCTCAGCCTTCCTAAAACCACTCTGCTCTTTCTACTTTTGCAAATACTTCCCATCTTTATCCTACTTCCCTCATGATTTAATAATCCTTTGAGCCTATTTTCTACTTCCTTAGAAAGCTGGTTCTTTCTAAGTTGCTTTCTAAGTTGCTCCCCATCTCTGCTTTAACAGTTCTTTGCTCCCATGCCTCTTACAGAGCTTTTATTTGTTATGCTGGTTTCCATATCTGTTTACCTAATTTTTCTCTGCATTCCTCCCAGAAAAAAAACATACCTAAATCTTGAGATACTCCACAGCCAGCCAGTGCATATGACACACAttaggtactcaacaaatgtttgctaaaaaggaatgaaggatgattatagagaataaaatcaagttcacatttaattaaaaatagttttgtgcATTAAGCAGTTATATTCTTTTGATCTGAATAACAgtgacatgagaaaaaaaaataaatgtggaatgTAGAGAAAATCCATTCTGACAGGAAGATTAATAGATGTAATTCTAACATTCGGATTTTGCTTTATTAATTATACTCAAATActtcggggtacctgggtggctcagtcggttaagtgtctgcctttggctcaggtcctgatctcagggtcctgggatgaagccctgcatggggctccctgctcagcggggagtctgcttctcctgctccctctccctctgctcccccccacacttgtgcatgctctctctctcaaataaataaaatcttaaaaaaatatatactcaaaTGCTTCAATATACTAAGTATGTATAGATTTTGTTAATTGTGAGAAAAATACAGTACATAATCAGTGGGAAATTGTACTTTTATCATCTACACTTTTTTGTGGCTTGGGTGACTGGGAGAATGGAAGAGATGGAGAGCAGGTgttagaaagagaaagtaagaataGACATGTGTGCAAACATGACTTCACTTCTGGACActatggaaaaaatacaaatccCTCTTCTTACAGGAAGAGGCATATAATCAGTTAATTAGCCCTGGTAGTTGGATTTATTAAGCtaataaaaaatccattttccttctctaaagCTGCTCTAACAGAAATATAAGACTAACCAGataggtaatttaaaattttccagtagcCATAATCAAaaactaattttcaaatatatatatcccaattcatccaaaatatcatttcaaagtGTAAccagtctttaaaaattattagtgagCTTTTTGGAACTATATCTTCTAAACTCagtatgtattttacacttacagcacatctcaattcagactaacCGATTTCAAATGTTTAGTAatcacatgtggctggtggctccGTGCTGGACAGCACAACTCCAAAGCTACTGACATCCAGAAGAAAACGACCCCATCTTTTCACAATAGAACTCACTTGTTAAGCTCTACTGTAAAATACACATGAGATTTCTAGATTTGACAATTAACAGTGAtgatgatataataataatagtaacaataacaacaactaaCACTTAATACAGAACAAACCATCCCCAGATACAGTTCCAGGCATGGTTTTTATTCGCTTAactctcacaacaaccctatgaggatTCTAATCTCCATTATAAAGATAAGAAAGATAAGTCCCAGGTCAACCAGGTTGCAAAGAAATATTATGCATCTGCCAAGATAATAAAGAAATCTAGGTACTGGCACGGGAAGATAGTCAAAAATCTTTACATGggacagtaaaattaaaaaacaagttgcagggatgcctgggtgtctcagtcggttaagcgtctgccttcggctcaggtcatgatcccagggtcctgggatcaagtcccacatcgggctccttgctcggcagggagcctgcttctccctctacctgccaccccccctgcttgtactgtcactctctctctctctctagcaaataaacaaataaaatctaaaaaaaaaaaaagttgcagcaCAGAATATTTACGTaacattatttttccaaaagaaaaacacaataaagaGACACTCTTATACATCTGTACTTTCACATGTACACACTTAATCAGTTATACTCATATTGAAAAGGTTTGGAAGATTACAAACAAATGGTGAACACTGATAATCTCAGGAGGAAGACAGTTTAAGTTAAAATGagtctcagtttttaaatttttatcgtTTATATAGTTTAAAACTTATATACCATGTATATAGCCAATGTTGGCAGGGAGAAAAAGTAATGTAGACTGTTAAAAATGGAAGCGCAGAGAAGGAACTCGCCTTGAGTTGGACAGTGATCCTACATAACCTGAAATCAAACGAAGGGTATGGAACATCAGGGGCCTGTGCTCTACAAAGCTTTGCCAGATAATTATAATTTAAGAACTGCCCTTTGGGAAGAAAATAGATTTTGGAAGACCATTCAAAATGTACCTATCCTGTGTTATAGATTTTATCAGTAGATAAAACTGGACAATAGGAAGCCTCTGTAATCAATTAGGCCCTCTAAACCAGAAACCTaacaaacttttcctgtaaagttTGTACTTTCAGCATTGCAGGCCATACGGTCTCTGTTGACTTACCCAACACTGCCATTGTGGCaggaaaacagccatagacaacaATACATGAACAAACAGTTCGGCTGCGCTGCCAATAAACTGTTCATAAAAACAGACAACTGGATTTGGCCTACAGGCGGTAGTTGGATGCGCCCAGCTCTGAAGAATAAGGTTCAAGGCGTTTAGCTATGACATTATGATACCTTCCCTCTAAAAGAGATCATTTTATGATACAGCTATAAGAAATCTACTGTTGCATTTACCACAGGCGTGTTGGTAAGAACACTGTATACTCCACCACCTAGAGAAAGACCCAGAATGGAAATCTGTTTTAGTCTTACATGgcaagaaataatttctttccatGAGAAAtgtatctgttttctctttagaGGACTGCGTAACTGATAATGTTTGCAAGAAGATCAGAAAAATTGGTACATccgtttttaaaaatgttttcaggcCAGGTTATCCACATGTTACCTAGAACTCTTTCTAGGTCTTGATCTTTATTTTGGTTACCTTTTCCCTACTCCAAATTTTAGCTATCTGTACTTCCCCATTTGACTggacagaaaatgaaagaggaaattttaaaaattaaaagtaaaagcaacTCACCTGGGACTTCATCATTTTCTGCTCTCTTCCAACAGGGCAGAAGCCTGAAAGAGCAAAACTGGTGATCAGAAGGACATTTTCACAGACCAGACCCAGTCTGCAGCTTCCACATTCACCAATCCAGAAACATTCACCACTAGACGTCAGGTGGATGATGGGACAACCAGGGATAAGGCTGTTTGGTCCTTGCAGAAGGGTCAGGAAGCACTAGGTGAAGGAAGTCCTCTTGTGACTACACTATGATGATACAGAACTTGGTCAAGGTGATTTAATTGTATAGATATGTTTCATATTGACTCACTAAGAGCTTATTGTTCCCCTATGAACCAGTAATTCtatttgtagaatatttttataaggcAATAAACATGAATAGATTTATATAAAGATTAACTGCAGATGGACTTCCCTAGCACTAAGAATGGCCATGACCAAATGGAAAACTGAGAAATGTATTCCCTTATTCCCCAGAAAGAATCAGTAGCTGAATTCCAATAATCTCCCAAGAGAGCGTTTATATTTTCCGTCAACTCAGCAAATTCTCCTGCCAATCAATATTCATGgaccaaaatgttaattttaagatgttttctgTTTAAACTATAATTGCAGATTTTCAACAGTGCAGTCATCTGTGTATAAAAATGGTGATAGGTTGGAAGCACTCGTACAAGAGAATATACTACAATGCAGGAAGGTATATACCTGGTCAATTTTTCTCAGTCCCAGGAGGAGTCATGCAGACAAGACTGAACTGGTTCAGAGGAACTGAATGCTCCCATGACACGGAGACTGTTTTATATGGAGTATTCCAGGCGTTGTCAAAACTGATCTggaaggaaacaaccaaaatagTAATGCTCATGTCTGGGTACCCGACGGGTGCTCAGTGTttcttgaataaaatataaaattatttcaataagcTTAGAAAAAGGCAGAAAGTCACACTTTTGGTAATAATCcatccttttttatttgttcggtcttgttttaaaatgatcatggggggtggggaggcaccaGGCTCAGGGTGCAATGGTGAACTGAGAAGGGGGTCTAACTTTAAGAACTCAAGGGTTGCCTAAAACCtgtgtaaattttaaatgtaggtAAAA harbors:
- the LOC118534655 gene encoding zinc finger protein 300; translated protein: MMKSQGLVSFKDVAVDFTQEEWQQLDPAQRTLYRDVMLENFSHLVSMGYPVSKPDVISKLEQGEDPWIIKRDIPNWILPDENQADGRQGK